ACGTAACTCACCCCTCTCTCCTCGTGCTTCCCAGAGTCATCAGGAAGATAATGAGGGAACAGGTAAGGACCATCGTCATTGCCCCTTACTGGCCACGTTGAACATGGTTCTCAGATCTGCTTGCCATGACACAGGAAGAGCCCTGGACTTTTCCCCTAACTCCAGACCTACTATACTAGGGCCCAGTTCTACACCCCAGACTACCCCTTCTGAATTTGACATCCTGGCTGTTAAAGCTTTGATCCTACAGGAAAAAGGATTCTCCCATCCAGTCATTAAAACACTTATGACTGCCCGAAAAGCGATCTCATCCCGGGCCGACCACCGGGTGTGGAAGCTATACTCGAACTGGTGCCAACAAAATCATGTTCTCTTCTGAGATCTTTTGGTTCCATCCATACATGAGCTCCTCCAGTCTGGCCTAGACAAGGGACTAGCACTGGGGTTCATCAAGGCACAGGTTTTGCCCCTTTCTGTACTCTTCCAAGAATGCCTGGCCTTCCACCAGGACATCAAAACCTTCATCCACGGGGCCACCCATGTAGTTCTGCCCTTTCAATCCTCATGCCCTCCGTGGGATCTCAATCTTGTACTGTGGGCATTTCAGGAACCTCAATTCGAACCTCTCTCCTCAGTGTCACTTACCTGGCTGAAGTGGAAAACCATTTTTCTTGTTGCTAAATCCTCGGCAAGACGAGTGTCTGAACTCAGCACCCTTTCCTGCAGATCCCCATTTCTCATCTTCCACCTTGACAAGGCAGTATTCTGTTCAGCCTTCTCCTTTCTCCCTAAGGTAGTCTCCAAGTACCACATCAACCAAAAGACAACCATCCCGTCCTTCTGCCGCAAGCCTCGTAATCAAAAGCTCTCCATTCCCTGGACGTGGTTTGTGCACTATTAAGTATTACATAGCCAGAACATAAGGCATCCCTCTGAGACACTGTTCGTCATTCCGTCGGGCCCTCGTCCTGGACAACCTGCCTCCAAAATTACCATCGCTAGGTAGCTGAAGGAATCTTTCTGAAGAGCATATGTGGCTCGGGGTATGCCAGCTCCACTGAGTATGGGCGACTCCACATGAGTAGTCAGTACCTCTTGGTATTCAGGAACCAGGCCTCGTCAGACCAGATCTGCAAGGCAGCAACTTGGTCCTCCATCCATTCATTCACCAAATTCTGATTGCAGCATTAGATGCACACTTTGGCAGGAAGGTCCTGCAGGCAACGGTGGCTTAAATTAAAATGGCTTCTGGCTCCGCTTCTTGCCAGCTAATCATCAtgggggacagctttggtatgtccacgttgttcctgtgtcccccaagtagCTGTAAGAGAAAAGGTGATTTTGTGTTACCGTTTAATACTTTTCTCTTCAGTCTCTTGGGAAACACAGGACTTCCCTTCCTTGGAAGCAACAGCCTTCATTATGCCTTCAGCCATCCTTTTACATAGTTGAGTTTTAgtactgttaaggtggccatagacgcacagataatatcgcacTGAACGGATTTTCGTATAATATtaggtgtgtgtatggtgggaaaagagccaaccgagatcggcagaagacttggatatcggtcgatcgtgctggacggaaaattttgatcaggcgcctttgaaggcacctgaacattggcTATTGTTAGCGCTGAATTGtctgatacaggtagaattctattgtttctacttgtatatctgactattcagctctacaggtgtgaattaaaacaaacaatctttcttggaaagatcttttccaagaaagttagtaattgtaatgtctatggccagctctatATACATCTTCTTTGGTATTAAACTGAATCAGTTAGCCTGTGCTTGGGGTTATAGCTGATGTGGGAAGAGACTTTTGTTCTAGTGTTCTGCCTCCTAGTAGTAGAAGCTATAACCAGTAGTTCCTGTGTTTCCCAAGAGACTGAAGAGAAAGGGATTTAACAGTGAGTAACACAAAGCCACCTTTTTATTCAGGCTATGTAGAGAATTCAGTATCTAAAGTGTCCAGAAGCTAATTGGGTCTCTTCTCATAAAACTTAGAGATGTTACAGACGGGCTGGGAGTGCAAGATGTGCTTCTCTGTAGATGCTCCACCAAAACTGACAAAGAGCTGGCACTCCGATTACCCCAGCCAATTGTAGTAAAGATGGCTGGGCTTGTAAGGGTTTGCATATGATGTGGATAGAATGCACTGCTGTCATACACAACATTGTGGTGAGTTGCAGACACAGTTCTACTCTCACACACTGGCTGACTATGACCGTCACATCCACATTGATGCTGTTGTGCTTCTCCTGGGGGTTGGCCCTGATCTGCTTTGACTGAAGCAATACATTCGTCTCTGTTACTATGTTCCTCACTCCATAGCAACCATAGCGTGCTATCATGTTTTTTAGAACACGTCAATGCACAGGTTCAGAATCTGCACATTTGAGACCATAGTGGTATTTGTGCACATTTGTTTTGCTTCCCTATGAACATTTTGCAGTGTCAATAATAAACTGGTTAAGTTCTAGCATAACTGTATTTAGATGCCTTGGCTCAAGCAATTTATCTGTTTTACATCTGCTGCATTACCCAGACAGGAGCACAGAAGAAtgaaggggttggatattccgACTCCAACTGCTGTGATAGTGATTGATTCCCCCGTGACACCTCCCTGCCTGGTCTGTATGGAGCTGGTACAACCAATTAGGGTAATCTTTACCAGGTAGCcaaactcaccagacacttggaaaccacaaagctgctttatttgcagAGGAGGAACAAATGTTGGAGTGGATGtacaagtgctgcaggtcaaaaagaatatttccctTCCTAACCTTTAAGTAACAGGAATACAAGAgaatgatgggaggaactgacattACACAAGAGGAAAGGCAATAGGAGGGTTTTGCAAATAAGGAAATACGTGCATTGGGTTGGGTACCCACGGAATACCTGCAAATCGCTTAGGAGTTGGTCAGTAATCCTGTCCAAAAGGTTCAGCCCACAAACaacatttgcataaaaaacaatgtCTGCACCCAAACCTACAGCAGCAGACTGGCCcgccgggacaccgggaaaaaacccggtggtccCCGGCCAGACCACCTCTCCCGATttcctggccctacaaaaaaatctgtaaaatttgcaGTGCCGCTGAGCACCATTCGTGCATGCACACTGCGCTGCTCAGTTCGTGCATACTCGCCATACGGCATCACAGTAGTGGGCCTGGATGGTCCGGAGGGGgaccctggacagtagtcccggtgggccccgggccccccagtccggccctgcagcTGTATCTGTAAGGTCTCCACAGAAGCAAACACAGGTTTGAATCAGCAGCTGGATATTATGGCCGGTACCAGAGAGGTTGTTGTAATTAATATGCCATGGCTTTGgagtaaaaacatattttgaattTGATAGAACAATTACTTATTAAAAATACTTTCTCTTACAGGAGTCTGTGCTACACATGGACCTTGGGGTACAGCATCCACCGCTAGGAGGCAGGACTCTTCCACCTTGTGCTATACCCCCTGAATGTACTGGAGGACTAAAGTTTTTCTAGTGTCCTCAAAGGACGTCTTTCAATTTGTTCAAACAGAATATTGAGAGAGACATAGAAATTCTGCGGCCAGACTTTGGTCTTGGCAGTGGTTCTCCTAGAGTTTCTCAAGGTAGAGAATCTCTCCCATTATGTGGGACTGATGCACTGAGGCGAGTAAGCCTCCATTGAGAGCAAGCCACACAGCGACCAGGGTTTCTGCTCCCAACTGAACCCTGCTGACCAGTGCATGCGGATTACAAGACTGTGAGTATTTCAAGTTCCCAGGCTTCAATGGCCTTACTTCTCCCTCAGCTCCCTTCTATCCGGGGCTGGGAACAGACTTAAAAATTTGCGGCATAAAAGACCTGCGGAACGTGTCCGACGCACATCGAACTAACGCCTAGGACACGATATTCCTCTTTACGCTAAAACCGGTGATCTCATTACTTCCTGGTCGCATTAGGTCTTCACTCGCTTGTCCTTACAGTTGCATGGGCGCCTGCTAAGACTGTCGCTCCGGACATCGGCTTGAGACAGCAACACGGACCACATCTGCGACCTCTGAGGTTAACATCCTGGACTTGGTGGAACAGGCTTACGGTCAGACACAGGGACCTTAAGGGAGAGAAGTAAGTCAGCACCACAGGGGACAGGCTCTAAAAAAAGAAGGGGGGGTACTACCACAACACATTAGGAGACTTCACTGACACCATGGCTGAAGGCAATTTAGAAGGACCCTTTTCCAGGTCAAAACAAACCGTATCTAAGAAGTGCAGTATACCACTACATTCAGGTGATGATCATTCACTTAGCAAAGAGAGAGATCCCTTCGGACCaaggagaggaagaaaaggaTGTGCCAAAATCATCCTCAGAAACCATAGATAGCCTACATTTTGCTGTCCTGAAATGCCTCAATCTTAAGGAGTCTGTCTTCAACAGAATCCTCCCATTCCTGAAAAAAAGATTCCAAGCCAATAGTCGTTTTCAACGACTATATCCTTTTCCTAAGGAGAattctgagaaatggattaccCCTCCCTCAATTGACGCACCGGTGTCACTCCTCTAAAAACATGGCTTTTCTAGTCCCGGATGCTTTGTCTTTCAAAGGCTCAATGGATGAAAAGCTTCAAGGGAAATCTTTTGTTCAGTCTGAACCTGGATAAAATCAGTCAAGCAACAGGGGTAAAAGTACCCTACTTCTTCAGTCAAAACCACATTCCACCTTCCGAAGGGGACGCTTTTTTCATTCCACCCATGTTCAAGTTCCAGGGATTGCAACATTCAATCGGCAGCGTCAACATCccgttttcagggaaaattcaaaGTAACCTGGCAGGGCAGACACACTCAAAGTCATCGGACAAGTTTTCCTCTGCATGACtacctcaacccccccccccctgcacagtcaCCGGAGGGCCTTTTTCACCATAGTAGCCAACCTCCTGCAAGAAAAAGTCATCGCCCCAGTCCCTCCACAACTCAATGCATTTATCCATCCAGCACACTCTGCATCCAGAGCTTATCTATCACACCTTACCTGGACAACATTCTCCTGAAGGCATCATCCTTgcacaaagctcagaaaacaGGATCCTAGACACTACAAACTTTAGCCAATCACGGTTGGATCATCAACATGGTTCCAAGCCAGCGCCTAACATTCTTGGAAATGATATTCGATACCACACTCCAGAGAGTCCTACTTCCACCTGACAGAATCGGCAACATCCAGTCTCAGGTACAGTACAACAACTCCTGAGAGAATGGCATATGAAGGTCCGCTTCACCATGAGAGTACTGGGTTCCATGGTCACATCCATGGAGGCGGTGGTGTTTGCTCTATTCCATCTACGGGAACTACAATGGAACATCTTATCCCAATGGAAATGCACAAACCTTTCCCAGAGGATCCTACTGTCCCCCTCAACACGAGTGTCTCTGACCTGGTGGCTGAGTCTCACCAATCTAAACAGGGGCAAGTCCACCTCTGAACCGTAATAGAAGATTCTCACCATGGACGCCAGCCTCAAGGGCTGGGGGGCAGTGTTCCAGACCAAAACGGCTCAGGGAACCTGGTCGGAAGTGGAAGCTCTCCTTCCAATAAATATCCTGGAGCTGATAGCGGTAAAACTGACCCTACTCCACTGGCTATCCGAGTTCAGTCTGACAACGCCACCCTGCGGGAAGTGGGACACATCCTATCTTGGGAAAAGAAACACAACTAACTTTTATCAGCAGTGTACATACCAGACATAGAAAACTGGCAAGCCGACTACCTTAGCCGacagaccttagaccagggacaaTAGTCGTTACACAAAGAAGTCTTTCTCGGCATCACCAAAAGATGGGACATCCCAGATATTGTCCTGATGGAGTCATGCCCAAACAGAGAGGTGCCACAGTTCGTGGCGCATTACCGGGACCCACGCATCCTGGCGGTCAATGCACTAACCACACTGTGGGAGTTTCAACTCTGATACGTATTCCCTCAGTTACCCCTACATCCCAGGGTAATACAGAAGATCCTAAGGGAGAGGTGCAGAGTAATACTAGTAGCACCATACTGGCCACGCAGAGCGTGGTTCTCAGAACTGATCGCCATTGTCATGGATAACTGGTTTACCCTGCCATACCGACCAGATATTCTATCTCAGGGACCAATCCTTCATCCCAATCCGGGGATGCTTAATTTGATggcatggctcttgagacccTAGTTCTCAAAAGTTAAGGGTTCTCTGCATCAGTCATCCGAACCCTGATAGCCGCAAGAAAACCTGTATCTTCAGCGACATATCACTGGTCCAGCGCTGTTACAGGGACTGGTGCTCTCACCAGAACACAACATCCAGTCCCGGCCTTTACAGTACCTCACCTCCTAGAATTCCTTCAGGATGGTTTAGATAAAGGCCTCTCCGCAGGATCCCTCAAATCTCAGATATCATCTCTGTCCATCCTCTTCCAACGGAAACTCGCAGCGATACTGGACATTACTTCAGGGAGCTCTACACATTGTGCCCCCGAACTGCAAACCTCTTCCACCATGGGACCTCAACCTTGTCCTTAGGGCTTTGCAAGCCCCTCCCTTTGAACCACTAGAGTTGGTTCCATTGCCATGGGTAACATGGAAGTCTTCCTCGTGGCGATTTCGTCAGCACCCCCTGCCTTGTCCTACCTTCCTCCATTCCTGGTGCTTCACTCTGATTGGGCGTTCCTGAGCATGGTCCCTTCCTTCCTGCCTAAGGTGGTCTCGAAATTCCACATAAACCAGCACATCAGCATTCCCTCATTCTGTCCTAAACCACATTCTCCCAGGGAGTTGCACTATACTCGATCCAGTACAGGCACTCAAATTTTACCTGGATCGTATGAGAGACATTTGCACGTCATCATCAATGTTTGTGCTTCACTCGAAAATTCCCCACATCAAAAACCACAATTTCTAGGTGGATCCGGGAGGCCATTCGAAGACCGTATGTGGCCAAATGGCAGAACCCTCCAGTAAGAATCAGAGCTCATTCCACAAGGGGTATCACCACTTCTTGGGCTTTCAGGAACCAAGCTTGTGCAAAGAAGCTACATGGGCATCATTACATTCCTTCACCAAATTCTTCAGATTTCAATTTTTGCAGAATCTGAGATGCACTTCAGTAGGAAGGTTTTTCAGTTGTTTAGACTCAATGGCCTCGCTTCCTCCCAACCTACATCTTAGGGATCTTGGGGACATCCCAAAGCTGTCACGTGTCCCACAGACACCTGTAAGAGAAAAGTGAATTTTGTGATACTCGCAGTTAAATTCCTTTCTCTTCAgaagtctgtgggacacagggcttTCTGGTGTCCTGCCTCCTAGCGGTGGATGCTATACTCCAAGGTCCTtctgaagagaaaggcatttagcATTTGGGGCATTTAGCTTGATTTTGCAGTGACcatgaaaattattttgccaAAAAGGGTAATTGCCATATATGGTTTTGTAGGGAGCACATTTACTGTAGTGTGTATAAGTGTAATTGTCAGCAACAATAAGACAAGGACTGAAACGAATGATGTGTAATCTCTGCCCTCTGCTTGCACTGGTAACAACTGTTACTGGGCCTTAACTCCCACCTGAtcactgctgtttttttgttttttccattttttagagACAGAATCACTGCTAACAAATTTCCAGCATGAGATGCTCCAGCTACTGTTGATctacaaatcccacaattcctGGATGTTGGGAGATAAGAATCCCAGGCAGCATAAAAGAAGAAGATGATTAGTTAAAGAATGGGATGGTATATTCCACTGTGTCTCACAGCAGGGAGGTCATTGATGGTATGTTCCAGCCATGAGACATCTATTCCATTTATGAAACACAAACTGTACTGTGActttaaaacagatttattaggAACAGACATGATGGAGCGGCTGAATTGTGTCATTTTGTTTGTTACAGGATCACATGTGTCTGTCAGGCTCCCAGGATTTACCCAAACCAGACAGAAAGATGGCAGGTCAAATTTTAGGTCTCAAAGAGGGGCTTGAAGTCTGAAATCCACTGATCTAGAGATACTGGTCCTTATTTCTGTAGGGTAAtcagagcagagcaggcagtaacccttccaacactttccccatGTCTGTCTTTATATATTCAGTACCTACCAAGTGCTACCAACCTCTATTTCAGTAGGTTTATTAGAGCGGACAGTAACCTTTCCAAtactttccccttgtctctatCCAAAAATATTAGGTGCCTACCTAGTTCTACCAACCCCTATGTCTGCAGGTTTattagagcagagcaggcagcaggcctggactgggagtcaaaataggccctgccattccaagtacacagaggcccaaatagccctcTACCAGCAAAAACATTCCCCTACCTGCCCattatatggtaactttctattgaaccatacagcagcccctctggcatttgccagaacccacagattgccagtccgggcctggcaggcAGTAACCCTTGCAACACTTTCTCCTTGTCTTTGTctttatatattaggcacctaccTAGTGATACCAACCCCTATTTCTGCAGGGAAattagagcagagcagacagtaactcttccaacacttcctcttgtctctgtctttATGCATTAGGCACTTCCTAGTGCTACCAACCTCTATTTCTGCAGTGGAattagagcagagcaggcagtaaccctttgAACACTTAcccttgtctctatatattaggtacctacctAGTGCTACCAACCTCTCTTTCTGCAGGGGAATTAGAGCagggcaggcagtaacccttccaacactttcccatTGTTAGCACTAGGGTGACAAGCAGACAGGGTGACAGACAAGTAGTATTTTCCTTGGGTGCCAATGAATATTCCAACAAGTGAGAGTCCAGTGTTATTTAGGCAAGTTCAAGGTTTAATCGCAGTCACGTTGAGCAGTGTCTATTAGAGGGATGAGCCgtgtaataatacagtatatatttatataggtgtTTCTTTTTGTAGGAGTAAAGAAGTGCACAGAGCAGGGATATCACAGACACACAAGGACTTGCTGTGAGAAAGTGAATGGGGTAATTGTTATAGTGGAAGAATATCTGCAGAGAAGTCGGAGGAAGCAAGAGAAATGGGCGGACTGAGAGGTTTTGGGTGTTTAATAAAAGGTGTTGCTAATATGGCGCTGCTTCAATTCTACATgaagaatgaatagaataaaggaatgtgtctcctgtgcttgttGTGCTGTGTGAATTGTGTGATGGGACCAAGAAAAGCTACAGAAGGTCAGTGTAGCCTTTAGTTTGTCCTCCAGGAGTTGTTAATCCCTTCTCTATTGGTAGCcacacactccattcccagatcCAGGCCAGAGATTGGAGCTCACAGGTGGAAAAGGAAAGTGAATTGGAGTGTCAGCAAGTGGGAGAGAGTGTGAGGGACAGAGGAGCTGGGGGCTGCAGCTGCAGAAGGTGAGCGGAGCCGTGAGTTGGTGGAGCTGGTCAGTGTGGCTACCAGAGTAGGGTTGTACCACCCCCCTttaaggggagattagttgctcagcgactaatctgcccaaaatgccttcccatctgCAATAATTTAGGGTGGGATGGCATGtgagttgcccgaagtttccttgtgaggcaactgaAGCAATTCACATGCCATCCCGTctgtgattcgtattcttgccgatGGAAAGACATttcaggcagattagtcgcccaaagtagTAAAGATTTGTTGctaggcaactaatcttcccatcTCTTACACACTGGTGGTTTTTCCTTTTCATTGCTAATCCCCctacacatcagaatccccttgacaaaggctatttgccgaaacgttggggttattctcattttggcaggtgtattcgctccttgtagtcttcttttctgccttgcttgtaccttaagggtggtatgtatattaacatcatgtgaaatgttttctgtttttgtcaAACATTATGCTTTTTGTGTGCTTGTttcttaccacctgagtctaagGATTTgtgtttgagtgtgcagacctgaatTTTTGTATATACTATATTTGGTTACTCTGTAGGGGTGATCTAAAGGTTATTTTGCACCTCCCACTGCATTGTTTTCTGTTGtatattttgaataaggtgtgccctccatttatctgtattttcatatttgttcCTACAGGAGTGAGCACCCAGTATGTCGTTTACTGACATTGGCACTTTGACTACAAGGAAGGCGGATACGCTTGTCTATACGCAGGCTGAGGTTAATGACATTATCTCTAGATTTTCCTCTAATTTGGTCAATTTTGAGACGGACAAAAATGCTTTAACACAAAGGCTGGAATTTTTGACCAAAAAGGAAACTGGTTTGCAGTTACACTCTGATACCCTGATTGAATATTTGAAAGTGAAGAGAATACCGAGGGGGCTAAGGTTAGGTATTAAACCCACGTTATGTAAGGAGGATCCGGCCTTTTGTAGAAACTGGGATAGGATCTTAAATAAATGTAGCCTTGACCTGATGACTCTGACGGTAGAAGGGATTCAATCCAAACTGTCTAAGTTGAGAATTGACATTAGTAATATTAAACAGAAATTACAGTCTTCATACAGTGACGTAAATTTGGATGAATTAGATGTGAAACTAAGGGATACGATTGATAAACATTGGATAGAATTATTGAAGGTGAAACTTGACAAATTCAGGAGAGACACTGTGGACTATCAGGAGGATAGAGTATATAATTGGAGAAGGCCATATTATAGAAGGAAGCAGTTCAATACGTCTGGGTTAGTGGAGAGCGAGGGTGCTAGTGGATCAGAGAGCTCTGACATTGGATCTAGTCCTTTTTTAGACAGAGGTACAAGAGGAAAATACGGAGAGGGAGGAAAAGGAAAGAAGGGTTCACAGGAGCCGAGCACCTCACGGATGTCCACCAGGAAGAAAACACGATAGTTGTGAATATAAGCAGGAAAACACTAACGGAACCGGAGATGTGTGTATTAAGCAAAGGTTTGGGGTATGTACCGACTAATGATGGGGATAAACTTATGCTCGATGTTGAGTTAGAAATTTTTTTTCGTCTGTTAAGACTAAAAGCTCATTTTGCACAGGAAACATTGGAGGATGATAAGTTACCAAGTAATGAGGAAGAGCAAGATGATGTACAAGAATTGGCGTCTACGCAGGATGTACCCTGGTATGACACCATTAAATGTAGACCACGtagcaatttttttccccccatgaccaACCATTGTGTGGAAACTTTTGTTCAGGCTGTAGAAAGGGATGTTAATAAacttaagtggcctattaaacgGCATAAAGCACAGAACCTTTCTAGGGCTGAAAAGGATGCGCTGCATAATCTCAAATCAGACACCTCCATCACCATTAAGCCAGCTGACAAGGGAGGGGCAATAGTGGTGATGGACACTGATTACTACAGGGAGGAGGCTGTTTCCCAATTGAGTAATACCTCACACTATAGGTTACTGGAGGGTGATCCCACGAGTAACTTGAAGCAGGTAATTGATCATGCTTTGGAGACTAGTAAAGAGGAAGGAATCATTACAGAACGccttaaaaaatttttacaaGTAGATTTTCCAATCATACCTGTGTTCTATCTTCTTCCTAAGATCCATAAGGATATGCAAAGACCACCTGGGAGACCCATTGTGGCTGGGATGTCATCCATATTTCAACCGATGGCTATACTGCTGGATAGTGTCTTGAACCCCCTTGTGGTATGTACTAAATCGTATGTGAAAGACACTACCGAttttataaacaaattaaatgatATAGACATGGTTCCACAGGATGCATTTCTTTGCACAATGGATGTCTCCTCACtatatacctctatcccacatGATCAGGGTATTGAGACCATTGACAGGACTTTACGAGGACAGCAATTACCAGATGGGGTGACCGAATTACTACTACAGTTCCTCAAATGGGTCTTAACTAAGAACTACTTTCTGTTTGAGGGGAAATACTATGAGCAAAGCCAAGGGACATCAATGGGGTCAAATGTCGCTCCAGCGTATGCTAATCTGTATATGGCACGATTTGAGGAGGAATTTGTATATGACAACCAGGAGTTTTGGCCCTTTGTTGTCACTTGGCttcgctatatagacgacctcTTCTTTATATGGCAGGGTTCTGAGGAT
The sequence above is a segment of the Xenopus laevis strain J_2021 chromosome 8L, Xenopus_laevis_v10.1, whole genome shotgun sequence genome. Coding sequences within it:
- the LOC121397286 gene encoding uncharacterized protein LOC121397286; translated protein: MSFTDIGTLTTRKADTLVYTQAEVNDIISRFSSNLVNFETDKNALTQRLEFLTKKETGLQLHSDTLIEYLKVKRIPRGLRLGIKPTLCKEDPAFCRNWDRILNKCSLDLMTLTVEGIQSKLSKLRIDISNIKQKLQSSYSDVNLDELDVKLRDTIDKHWIELLKVKLDKFRRDTVDYQEDRTEVQEENTEREEKERRVHRSRAPHGCPPGRKHDSCEYKQENTNGTGDVCIKQRFGETLEDDKLPSNEEEQDDVQELASTQDVPWYDTIKCRPRSNFFPPMTNHCVETFVQAVERDVNKLKWPIKRHKAQNLSRAEKDALHNLKSDTSITIKPADKGGAIVVMDTDYYREEAVSQLSNTSHYRLLEGDPTSNLKQVIDHALETSKEEGIITERLKKFLQVDFPIIPVFYLLPKIHKDMQRPPGRPIVAGMSSIFQPMAILLDSVLNPLVMDHRLRPWVADPPMMAYKRATNLRDQLVHALSEPPKKQDLIGHW